The following is a genomic window from Desulfuromonas sp..
AGTTGGTCTGCTCCAACTCCCTGCGCGGGGCCGGCCTGCAGAACGCCGTCGGCTGCCTCAAGGAAGAGCTTCGCCGCTGCGGCAGCCTGATCATGGCCGCCGCCGATGCGACAGCGGTTCCGGCCGGTGGCGCCCTGGCGGTCGACCGCGACGCTTTCTCAAACGAATTGACGGCAAGGATCTCCGGTCATCCGAATATCAATCTGATCCGCCAGGAAATTGAGTCGATCCCCGATGACGGTCCGGTTATAATCGCCTCCGGACCCTTGACCTCCGACCAGCTGTCGACTGAAATTGCCGCCTTGACCGGTCAGGAACACCTTTACTTTTACGATGCCATCGCACCGATTGTCGAAATCGACTCGATCGATTTCAATATCGCCTGGCGCGCCTCCCGCTACGGCAAGGGTGGCGATGACTACATTAACTGTCCCTTGAATGAGGAGCAGTATCATCAATTTATTACGGATTTGAAGACGGCCGACACTGTCCCTTACCGGGAGTTCGAGAAAGGGCTCCACTTCGAAGGATGCATGCCGATCGAAATCATGGCCGAGCGGGGAGAACAGACCCTCGCCTTCGGACCGATGAAGCCGGTCGGTCTGCCCGATCCCCGGACCGGTCGGGAGCCGTACGCGGTCGTGCAGCTGCGGATGGAGAATAAAGAGGGCACCCTATACAACCTTGTCGGTTTCCAGACCAAGCTGACCTACCCGGAGCAGCGCCGGATTTTCCGGACTATCCCCGGCCTTGGGCAGGTCGAATTTGCCCGGCTCGGCAGCATGCACCGCAATACGTTCATCAATGCCCCGACCTGCCTCAACCGGCTCCAACAGTTAAAGAGCAACACCCGGATCATGTTCGCCGGTAAGATCACCGGCGTCGAAGGGTATGTCGAATCGGCGGCATCCGGCTATCTTGCCGGTTTGACCGTGTCCCGTCTACAACAGGACCAGCCGGTTATTCCACCGCCGCCGACAACCGCACTCGGCGCCCTGCTGACCCACCTGACCGATGCTGATCCGGAAAATTTCCAGCCGATGAACGTCAACTACGGCCTCTTCCCGCGTATGCCGGGTCGTAAAAAGGGGAAACGTTCCGAACGCCGCCTCGCCATGGCCGAACGGGCCTTGGCGGAGCTCAACGAATGGTGGGAAAGGATCAAAACCTAAAAGATTATTTCGCCACGAAGACACGAAGTGTACCAGGAAGACCCTGGACACAGCCTCTCTCAACGCAAAGGCGCAATGACGCTAAGAAAAGCTAAGGGCCAAGCACCAATGCGTAATTTCCAAAAAGATAAAACTTCACTTCAATTTATTTATGGTTCACTTCAAACCAATTCTTTTGTTTTCTTTGCGCCTTGGCGTCTTTGCGTTAGATTAAGGTGTTGACTTTCTTAGTGTACTTGGTGCCTTCGTGGCAAAGCAGGTGTTGGAGTATTTCCCATGTCAGAAAAACCACAAATCGTTCTCGCTTCCGGTTCACCGCGGCGCAAGCAGATGCTGGAAAACCTCGGCATCGAATTCACCGTTATCCCGAGTTCAGCCGCGGAAGATGAAATACCGGATGAAACCCCGGAAGATCATGTCGTCCGCCTCAGCATCGACAAGGCAAAAGAGGTCGCCGAGCGCCCGGATGTCCCCGGGCGCTGGTTCATCGGCAGCGACACCATCGTCCTGCAGGAAGGAAGAATACTCGGCAAACCGGCCGGCAAGGAAGACGCCGCTGCCATGCTCCGGTCGCTCTCCGGAAGCGAACACCGGGTTCTCTCCGGTTATGCGATCATAGATCGTGAACAACAGGAAATTGTTGCTGATGCCGTTTCGACCATGGTCCGCTTCCGCGAGTTGACAGAATCCGAAATAGCAGGTTACATTGCCTCCGGAGAACCGATGGACAAGGCTGGCGCCTACGCCATCCAGGGCAAAGGGGGTGTCTTCGTCGAATCGATAGAGGGGAGCTACAACAACGTTGTCGGCATGCCGCTCTGCCAGGTGATCGAGGTTCTGAAACGGATGGGAGCAGTCAGGCTTTTCGAATAATAATTCCATTTTTTTGCCAATAAGACACGAAGAGTACCAAGGAGAACAAGATCAAAAGCAAAAGCACTTAACGGAGAGCCGCTAAGACGATTCAAAACCCCAATATTTTGGTCTTGACCTTAACCCAAAATATTTTTTGACTTTCTCTGCGGCTCTGCGTCTCTGCGTTAAAATAGATTTTGACCTTCCTGGTGCCCTTGGTCCCTTCGTGGCAAAAAGGTTTTATGAATGAATATCAAATCCAATATCGCTGAAATCAGAAAATCGATCGACACCGTTTGCGCCCGTTGCGGCCGCAATCCGGACGCGGTCAGACTGGTCGCCGTCTCCAAAACCAAACCGGCGGCGATGATCAATGAAGCGGCGGCCGCCGGCCAGACCCTGTTCGGTGAAAGTTATGTCCAGGACTTTCTCGACAAGGCCGACGATGTGACCGCCGATATCGAATGGCATTTCATCGGTGGACTGCAGTCAAACAAGGTCAAGTACCTGTGCGGGAAGGTAGCGATGATCCACTCGGTCGATCGTCTTTCCCTGGCCAGAGAGATCAACAAGCAATGGCAGAAAATTGATCAGCCGATTGACATTCTGATCCAGGTCAACATCGGCAAAGAAGAGAGCAAGTCAGGAACGACGGCCGATGAGCTGACCAGTCTCGTCCGCCAGGTTTCCGAACTGCCGATGTTGCGGGTTCGTGGCCTGATGACCCTGCCGCCATGGTTCGAAGAACCCGAGCAGGTTCGCCCCTATTTCCGGCAGCTCAGGGAACTGGGCGAAACCGTCGAGGAGCTCAACCTGCCGAACGTTGAAATGCGCGAGCTTTCGATGGGGATGAGCCATGACTATGAAGTCGCAATCGAGGAAGGGGCGACCATGATCCGGATCGGCACCGCGATCTTCGGCGCCCGCGACTGAAGCCAGAAGATGACAAACCCTTTTGACACATATCTGTTTGACCTTGACGGGACCCTGGTCGATTCGATTCCCGATCTGACCACCTCGGTCAACCTGCTGCGCGAGGAGCTCGGCCTGCCGGACATCACCGCCGTGCAGGTGCGTTCCTATGTCGGTGACGGGGTCGGTCTGCTCGTCCAGCGGGCCCTGCCGCCGCAGCTTTTTTCGCAATCGGCGCGCCAGCGTTTCGTCGAAATCTACACAGAAAACCTGACCCGCGAGACGTTTATTTACCCCGGCATCATCCCGTTTCTGGAATCACAGAAAGACAAGATGATGGCCGTCGTCACCAACAAACCGCAACACCTGGCCGAAGAGCTACTGGAGAATCTTGACCTGACCCGGTTCTTTCAATGCATCGTCGGTGCCGAAGACGGTCTGGAGAAAAAACCGCATCCCGCCATGGTCAATTTTGCCGTAAAGGAACTCGGAGCGGTGGCCGGCCGTTCCCTGATGCTGGGCGATCATCACGTCGATCTCAGGGCGGCAAAAGCCGCCGGCGTTTCCAGCTGTTTCTGCGCCTGGGGTCTCGGGCATGAAGATGGACTGACCAGTGAGTACCGGGCCGAAAGACCTTCCGATCTGGCCACCCTGTTTCCCGGGAATGCTTCATGACCGGTCACCGGCTGACCCTTAAAGACGTCTCTCTCTTCTTCTTTCCGCTACTGCTCAATGTTCAGTTGATGGGGGTTTCGCACTCGATCATCAATGCCGGGCTGGCCCGCCAGACCGATTACATCACGGCTCTTGCCGGTTTCTCGGTAGCGATGGTTCTACATCTTTTTCTCGCATCACCATCCTACCAGAACCACACCGTGACCATCGCCATGGTCCATGGCCGCAAATCGTTACGCAGCGTCACCCTGTTTGTCCTGCTGGTGGCAACCTATGTCTCGATCATGCTCGCCCTCGTCGCATTCTCCCCGTTCGGTGATTTTCTGCTCGGCCGGGTTATCGGCGTCAGTGGGGATATTGTCGCGGAAGCGCGCGGCGTCCTCGCCATCCTGGTTTTCCTGCCGTTTGCCACCGGGTTCCGCGGCCTCGCCCAGGGATTGGTCATTCAGAGCCGCCGGACCGGGCTGGTCTCGATTGCAACCGGTGTCCGGGTCGCTGGCCTGGTACTGTTTCTTCTGCTCGGCCAACTCTGGTTCAGTGGCGCCCGGATCGGCGCTTTTGCCCTGCTCTCCTGCGTCACTCTCGAGACCATCGTTGTCGGCATCTTTGCCTGGAAAATCTATCGGGTCCCCGATGGCGATATTGAACGCTCGACCGGCGAGATCCTCCGCTACGCTTTTCCCCTGGCCTACTCTTCGTGCCTGCAGCAGACCATCCCGCTGTTGATCAACGCGGTCATCAGTCGTCTGCCCGATGCGCCGCAGGCTTTGGCGGCGTTCGGTGTTATCCGCGGGTTCCTGTTCCTGCTCTCCGGGCCGATGCGGAATCTGCAGCAGGTCTATTTGACATTGGTCCGCCAGGCCGAGGACAATCGTATCATCCGGGAATTCTTTCTCCGGGTCGCCGCCGGTGTGGGGCTAATCATGGTTTGCATTGCCTGGCCACTGAACGGCATCATTCTTGGCCAGGTCATCGGTCTTGACGCATCGATGCGCACCTATATTGCCTGGCCACTCGCCATCTGTGCGTTCCACCCGTTCCTGTATGGCATGACCAACCTGCTGCGTGGTGTATTCGCCGGAGCACACAAAACCGGAATGCTTGGCCGCTCGACGCTCGCCAAAACCTGCTATATGCTCCTTTTCTGGGGCCTGTCTGAGCTTCTGACGATGCCGGTTTCGGGCATCGGTTTGGCCATTTTCCTGCTTTTAAGTTCCGAGATGATTGAGCTTTGCTATCTTCACTATCAACGCCGGCAACTGAAGGCGGCCGGGCTGCTTGCACCGATTCCGAAGACTGCCTAGAGCAGAAACAACGCGGGAGAGTTGACATGGCATACGATGATTTATTAACCGCTCTGGAAATTTTCGATCTGAACGAACGTGCGACCCTCGACGAAATCCGCAAGCGCCACCGCAAGCTGGTCAAGGAATTTCATCCGGACCGCGGCAGTGATGACCAGGACAAGATCCGCCGCATCAATCTCGCCTACGAAATTCTGCGCGAATACTGCAATAATTATCGTTACAGTTTTACGCTCGAGGAGTACCTGCAACAAAATCCGGAAGAACGCATCCAGCGCCAGTTCCATGACGACCCGGTCTGGGGTGGCGGCAATAAAAAAGGCGGCACATAAAGCCCGCCTTGATGCTTGCTGTGCAACAAAAAGACTATGCGCACTTGGCCTTGCAGTCGGCCGCCTGCCCTTCGAACAATTCGTTCACACAATCAACAAAGCTTTGCAGCAGAACATCGTTCGTCCGATCCAGTTTCATCGCTATTGTCCGGCAACGGACATGATTAAAACCCTCCACGTAGTGGATATCGACCTCGCCTCTTTCCGCGTACGGAGAAACGACACTCTTCGAAACAAAAGAGATACTGTCGCCCATCATCACTGTCTCGATGGTCAGGCGCAGATCATCCGAGATCACCACCTTCTTGAAATCATCTATTGTCTTGTTCCGGGTAGCCAGGTTGTTTTTCAGTAATCTCTTCGAACTGCAGCCATCGCGTCTCGCGTAAAGCCGGAAGTTCAAAAGCTCTTCAATGTTAACGCTCTCTGCCAAGCCACAATCCGGGGCGCTGATAAAGACCAGTTCATCCGGCGGCAGATCAATCGTATGCAAGCCGGCCAGGTCGCGATCGTCACAATGCTCGATAATTGAAATGTCATACTCACGGTTATGCAGCCCGGCGATCGCCTGTTCCGGTTGGGAAAAAACAAACTTCAGATCTTCGGTATCGGCATTTTTCATGATGAACCGGTTCAGAACCTGGGGAAGATAAGCGGTTCCGAAGGCCGGTGTGCAGCAGAGTGAGAGATGCTTGCCGCTTTAGATATTCTTCAGGGCATTCATCATCTCCAGCTCTTTTTCGACAATCTCACCCGCCTTAAGGGCGACAAACTGACCGATTTCGGTCGGCACCAGCTCGGAACCACTGCGGTCAAGAAGCTGATGGCCCAGATTCTCTTCGAGCATCTTGATCCGTTGTGATGCCGCTGACTGGGTGATGTAAAGGGCTTCGGCGGCCCGGGAAAAGCTACCGGTCTCAATCACCTTGAGCAGGGTTTTAAAATACCTGGTCTCCATAAGGGTCCTCTTCTTGTCGTGCCGGATTTACAACAACATGGGTAAGTATTAACAATACTAATAGCCCTATTAAAATGATTCGTTTGTCTCGATACTTAGCCTGTCTTAATATGTGTCCATTACTTAATATCATCTAATGCAATCATAAAGCCAGAATAGCTGACATATTCAATAATTTGAATTTTAACATGATCAGGAAAGGAGAAAAAGCGTTAAAGACTTCCAATCGATAAAGTTTTTGAAGAAAGTTCCCAGGAAAGGAGAAGGTATGTACCACAACAAGTTAAACAGGCCAAAGCGGCTGTTCAAGCTCCTTCCCCTGCTGATTCTGCTCGCCGCATGTGCGACCGGAGTTATGCAGGAGAAGACGCTGACCATGCCGTCGATCGAAGGCGCAAGTTATGTCGGTAGCGAGGCCTGTGCCGACTGTCACGAAGACGTGAGTGGCGCCTTCGCAAGTAACGTGCATGGTCGTTTGGCCGATTTCGAGCTGAATGGCTGGCAAAAAGGCTGCGAATCCTGCCACGGTAAAGCAAGCCTGCATGTCAATGGCGATGGCGACACCGCCAAAATCCTCAACCCCGCCAAGCTTGATTCGGCGGAAGCCGAAGCAATCTGTGTCGGCTGCCATACCAGCGGCAACCTGATGGACTGGACCTTTGGTGAGCACGCCCTGGCCAACGTCACCTGCACCGACTGCCACGATATGCACGGTGAAGGGACTGCCAAGGCGAACCTCAAAAAGTCCGATCCCGAGCTATGTTTCGGCTGCCACCAGGAGCAACTGGCCAAAGCCAACTTCCCGTCGCACCACCCGATCAAGGAAGGGAAGATGAACTGCTCCGACTGCCACAACCCGCATGGGGAACTGCAGACCGAAGAGCTGGCCAAGGATCTCTGTCTTGATTGCCATTCCCGCTACCAGGGCCCGTTCGTTTTCGAGCACGCCCCGGTTCAGGAAGACTGCAACATCTGCCACGACCCGCACGGCACGGTAGCCAACAACCTGCTCCAGCAGAACGAGCCATTCCTCTGCATGCAGTGCCACGAAGGTCATTTTCACATGACCCGTATCGGCAGCACAGATACGACGCCACAAAATGACATTATGCTGGATGGTGAAGCTCTTGGAGGTTTTGATATTGACAGCGTTTATGACGCCACCAACAAGCTTGATCCTGACACTACGAATGGTGTTGAATTCACCAATCCGAACGGCACCCAGGGCTTCCATAAGGCTTTCGGCACCAAGTGTACCGTTTGCCACCAGGTGGTCCACGGCAGTGATTATCCGTCACAGGCCGCTCCGGAAACCGGATGGCCGGATGCCGGCAAGGGTCTGACCCGCTAACAGCAAGCAAGCAAGGAGATAATTATGAACACACAGAGTAAAATCTGGCTGCTTCTCGCTGCATTGCTGACCTTCCTGGTCCCGGCAACTGTCTGGGCGGAAGAAGCAGACTTTTCCGGCAGCTTTGAAGCCGGCGTATCTGCTCTCAGCATCAGCGACAGCGATGACGTGAAGCGCGTCAATGAATATCCAACCATTCGTGAGGATGACGGCATTCAGGGTTATGGCAAGGTCAAGCTCGAAGCTGCCAAGGGTGGCGTAGCCGCCGATCTCGATCTCAATTATCAGGGCGGCAATAGCCGGACCGATATCCAGTCACAGGAACTGAATCTCGATCTCAACCGCCTGATCCGTATTCACAGCGAATCGGAGACCATGGAGCATTGGGGAGACCACGACACCCTCGACTACCTCAATGCCACGATGAAGGGTTCTGGAACAACCACTAACACTGCTACCGATAAGCAACCTGCTATCGCCAGTGACGATCTGACCCCGGAAGAGGATTTTATGATCATCCGGCGTGAGATGAAGAATGAAGCTGACATCGCTCTGCCGCAACTGCCGGGTGTAACCCTGCATGTCGGTTACCGCACCGAAGAGCGCGAGGGCACCGAACAGGCGATCACCTTGAGCAAATGTGCGGCCTGTCACGTCGTTGGCGAATCGAAGCAGATCAACGAGAAGACCGAAGATCTGACCGCCGGCCTGACCGGCAAGTTCGGCGGTCTGACTATTGAGTACGACTACCTCAACCGGCTGTTCGAAGAGCAGGCCGCGGCGCCGACCTACCGGGTAGATGTCGCTAACGCTCCCGACCTGCCGTATCCGACCGGCAACTTCGATGGCCGCCTGCTTTATGATTATCCGGATGAACTCGCTTACAATGAAACTCCGGACTCCCAGAAGCAATCACACAGCGCCAAGGTCCGTGTTGACATGGTCAATGGCAGCGAACTGGTCGGTAGCTACGTCTACGCCGAAGCGAAAAGCGACAAGGCCGGCGACCCCGATATCTACTCGCTCAACGTCAACGAGTTGACCAGCGAACTGAACGCCTATGGCGCCAAGTTCAAGACAAGACTCGGCAAGAGCATGATCCTGACGCTCTCCGGCAAGGTCCAGGAGATAGCAGGCGATGACTTTACCCTGACTTACGAAGCAGTCAGCGGCGCCAACTATGTTCAGAACTTCTCTTCTGAAGAGACCCGCGATGAACTCGACCTCAAGGCCGACCTACTGATCCGACTGGCCAAGGGTCAGACCGTCCGTCTCGGCTATGAGTATGAAGAGATTGACCGCGAGCACAATGATTTGGGGGATACCGAAGCGAGCATCTACAAGCTCGCCTACAACGGTCGCCTGAGCAAAGCACTGAGTGTTCGCGTCAAGTACCAGTATGAGGACATTGAAGATCCGTTCAGGAATCACAATGCGGCCAATGTCCCACTCACCGATGTCAACGGATCTGCCGGTACCGGAGTTGTAATTACTGCTGCATCCGGTGTTGACCTGCGTTATGGTGACGCCTTTTATGATCGTCGCGAGGACGATCTGACCAACATGCCGGAAGAGGTGCATGAAGCAAAGGTCTCGACAACCTGGAGCCCGTCGTCTCAGTTTTCGACGACCCTGTATGCCCGGGTGCGGCAGGAAAGCAATGACGTTATCAA
Proteins encoded in this region:
- a CDS encoding methylenetetrahydrofolate--tRNA-(uracil(54)-C(5))-methyltransferase (FADH(2)-oxidizing) TrmFO, whose translation is MTDQNHITIIGAGLAGCEAAWQAAKSGLDVTLFEMKPHRFSEAHQSEALGELVCSNSLRGAGLQNAVGCLKEELRRCGSLIMAAADATAVPAGGALAVDRDAFSNELTARISGHPNINLIRQEIESIPDDGPVIIASGPLTSDQLSTEIAALTGQEHLYFYDAIAPIVEIDSIDFNIAWRASRYGKGGDDYINCPLNEEQYHQFITDLKTADTVPYREFEKGLHFEGCMPIEIMAERGEQTLAFGPMKPVGLPDPRTGREPYAVVQLRMENKEGTLYNLVGFQTKLTYPEQRRIFRTIPGLGQVEFARLGSMHRNTFINAPTCLNRLQQLKSNTRIMFAGKITGVEGYVESAASGYLAGLTVSRLQQDQPVIPPPPTTALGALLTHLTDADPENFQPMNVNYGLFPRMPGRKKGKRSERRLAMAERALAELNEWWERIKT
- a CDS encoding septum formation inhibitor Maf — translated: MSEKPQIVLASGSPRRKQMLENLGIEFTVIPSSAAEDEIPDETPEDHVVRLSIDKAKEVAERPDVPGRWFIGSDTIVLQEGRILGKPAGKEDAAAMLRSLSGSEHRVLSGYAIIDREQQEIVADAVSTMVRFRELTESEIAGYIASGEPMDKAGAYAIQGKGGVFVESIEGSYNNVVGMPLCQVIEVLKRMGAVRLFE
- a CDS encoding YggS family pyridoxal phosphate-dependent enzyme; protein product: MNIKSNIAEIRKSIDTVCARCGRNPDAVRLVAVSKTKPAAMINEAAAAGQTLFGESYVQDFLDKADDVTADIEWHFIGGLQSNKVKYLCGKVAMIHSVDRLSLAREINKQWQKIDQPIDILIQVNIGKEESKSGTTADELTSLVRQVSELPMLRVRGLMTLPPWFEEPEQVRPYFRQLRELGETVEELNLPNVEMRELSMGMSHDYEVAIEEGATMIRIGTAIFGARD
- a CDS encoding HAD family hydrolase, which translates into the protein MTNPFDTYLFDLDGTLVDSIPDLTTSVNLLREELGLPDITAVQVRSYVGDGVGLLVQRALPPQLFSQSARQRFVEIYTENLTRETFIYPGIIPFLESQKDKMMAVVTNKPQHLAEELLENLDLTRFFQCIVGAEDGLEKKPHPAMVNFAVKELGAVAGRSLMLGDHHVDLRAAKAAGVSSCFCAWGLGHEDGLTSEYRAERPSDLATLFPGNAS
- a CDS encoding molecular chaperone DnaJ — protein: MAYDDLLTALEIFDLNERATLDEIRKRHRKLVKEFHPDRGSDDQDKIRRINLAYEILREYCNNYRYSFTLEEYLQQNPEERIQRQFHDDPVWGGGNKKGGT
- a CDS encoding cytochrome C, which gives rise to MYHNKLNRPKRLFKLLPLLILLAACATGVMQEKTLTMPSIEGASYVGSEACADCHEDVSGAFASNVHGRLADFELNGWQKGCESCHGKASLHVNGDGDTAKILNPAKLDSAEAEAICVGCHTSGNLMDWTFGEHALANVTCTDCHDMHGEGTAKANLKKSDPELCFGCHQEQLAKANFPSHHPIKEGKMNCSDCHNPHGELQTEELAKDLCLDCHSRYQGPFVFEHAPVQEDCNICHDPHGTVANNLLQQNEPFLCMQCHEGHFHMTRIGSTDTTPQNDIMLDGEALGGFDIDSVYDATNKLDPDTTNGVEFTNPNGTQGFHKAFGTKCTVCHQVVHGSDYPSQAAPETGWPDAGKGLTR